The proteins below are encoded in one region of Bremerella sp. P1:
- a CDS encoding MBL fold metallo-hydrolase: protein MLLKYFYDKSLAHASYMVGCQRASEAVIVDPGRDIQKYLDMAAREGVKIVAIAETHIHADYVSGARELADRVGAKLYVSDEGPKEWKYEYADQYSHQLLHEGDHFMIGKIRFDVLHTPGHTPESISFLLTDQGGGAQEPMGIFTGDFVFVNAVGRPDLLEQAAKIMNTAKAGAIDLFHSLEKFKKLPEYLQVWPAHGAGSACGKGLGAVPSSTVGYEKRFNPGLQFNEEEAFVDYILADQPEVPPYFAVMKRVNKEGPKVLGEDAKISKLAASKLPAAIEQGTVVDLVASKSFAKAHASGTINIPIGSLSTWGGWLIDYDRPAYLVGSSEQMQEAMHVLLSIGAENIGGYFERSEVANADLLNESYETVNATELSDLLANESVMLVDVRSDQEWNAGHIPHAQHNFLGKLPETLDEIPQDQQIVVNCRSGARSAIGVSVLQAAGRKDVINLEGGFTGWTGKGYSVVHPEAVVSK from the coding sequence ATGTTGCTCAAATACTTTTACGACAAGTCACTCGCTCATGCCTCTTACATGGTTGGCTGCCAGCGTGCCAGTGAAGCCGTGATTGTCGACCCGGGCCGCGACATCCAAAAGTATCTGGACATGGCCGCGCGCGAAGGCGTCAAGATCGTCGCCATTGCTGAAACGCACATACATGCCGACTACGTTTCCGGTGCCCGTGAGCTGGCCGATCGAGTCGGTGCCAAGCTCTACGTTTCGGATGAAGGCCCGAAGGAATGGAAGTACGAATACGCCGATCAGTACTCGCACCAACTGCTTCACGAAGGTGATCACTTCATGATCGGGAAAATCCGATTCGATGTACTGCATACGCCGGGGCACACGCCTGAAAGCATTTCGTTCCTGCTGACCGACCAGGGTGGTGGTGCCCAAGAGCCGATGGGGATCTTCACCGGCGACTTCGTTTTCGTGAACGCCGTCGGTCGACCGGACTTGCTGGAGCAAGCTGCCAAGATCATGAACACCGCCAAAGCTGGTGCGATCGACCTGTTCCACTCGCTCGAGAAGTTCAAAAAGCTGCCGGAATATCTGCAAGTCTGGCCAGCCCACGGAGCCGGAAGTGCCTGCGGTAAGGGATTGGGAGCTGTTCCCTCCTCGACCGTCGGTTACGAGAAGCGTTTCAACCCAGGCCTTCAATTCAACGAAGAAGAAGCATTCGTCGACTACATCCTGGCCGATCAGCCGGAAGTGCCTCCTTACTTCGCCGTGATGAAGCGTGTGAACAAGGAAGGCCCGAAAGTGCTTGGCGAAGACGCCAAGATCAGTAAGCTCGCGGCCAGCAAGTTACCGGCAGCCATCGAGCAGGGGACCGTCGTAGACCTCGTTGCCTCGAAGTCGTTCGCCAAGGCTCATGCCTCCGGCACGATCAACATCCCCATCGGTTCACTCAGCACCTGGGGTGGATGGCTGATCGACTATGATCGGCCTGCCTACCTGGTGGGAAGCTCCGAACAAATGCAAGAGGCGATGCACGTCTTGCTCAGCATCGGAGCGGAAAACATCGGTGGTTACTTCGAGCGTAGTGAAGTCGCTAATGCGGACTTGCTGAACGAAAGCTACGAAACCGTGAATGCGACCGAGTTGTCTGACCTTCTCGCCAACGAGTCGGTCATGCTGGTCGATGTGCGAAGTGATCAGGAATGGAACGCGGGTCACATTCCTCATGCCCAGCATAACTTCCTCGGCAAGTTGCCCGAGACGTTGGATGAGATTCCTCAAGATCAACAGATTGTGGTTAACTGCCGCAGTGGTGCTCGCTCGGCGATCGGAGTTAGCGTGCTCCAGGCTGCCGGACGAAAAGACGTGATCAACCTGGAAGGTGGTTTCACCGGATGGACCGGCAAAGGTTATTCGGTGGTTCACCCTGAGGCCGTTGTGTCCAAGTAA
- a CDS encoding class I SAM-dependent methyltransferase: MFRIRNLLWDSDPLALHCPGPLHASWYRVRQTIAAFTPQQSSSASDITFITWHGPSRQEKPNGVFEESLARFGIKPLVLKKPDNWRNIDKLALTAEALESIDTPYVMGSDSSDTLIFQDPALLVERFESHFTCDLVYNAVGSRCWPELPEYIDYQSSLPAAVNAQGRHWFNSGMFFGRTEFCREYFRALSTEKPVPGYSYSEQAVAMRVWPQWYPRVQLDYQCLLFQWFNESLDVMRLERPAQSRHESLIEILRTLGSDLTGAEVGVFDGWTAEVLLRTFPDLRLWLVDAWQPYGGESHMGKQDRAYFQRAFEETMFWTKFAEDRRFTLREWSPQAADRFQAASLDFVFIDANHLYEAVRDDINAWWPKVRPGGALCGHDYAIHRDGEGVWGVQRAVDEFAKAQGLQPTILQDGVWCIYRQNN, translated from the coding sequence GTGTTTCGCATCCGTAATCTTCTCTGGGATTCCGATCCGTTGGCCTTGCATTGCCCTGGTCCGCTTCATGCGAGTTGGTATCGCGTGCGACAGACCATCGCCGCGTTTACCCCTCAGCAGTCCAGCTCGGCTTCCGATATTACGTTCATCACCTGGCACGGTCCTTCGCGTCAGGAGAAGCCCAACGGCGTGTTTGAAGAAAGCTTGGCCCGTTTCGGTATCAAGCCGCTAGTGCTCAAGAAACCGGACAATTGGCGAAACATCGACAAGCTCGCCCTCACGGCAGAAGCTCTCGAGTCGATCGATACGCCCTATGTCATGGGGAGTGATTCGTCCGATACGCTTATCTTTCAGGACCCGGCACTGCTGGTCGAACGTTTCGAGTCGCACTTTACTTGCGACCTGGTTTACAACGCCGTCGGATCACGCTGCTGGCCGGAACTGCCGGAGTACATTGACTATCAATCGTCACTACCTGCGGCGGTGAACGCCCAGGGTAGGCACTGGTTCAACAGCGGCATGTTCTTCGGTCGCACGGAGTTCTGCCGAGAGTACTTCCGCGCGCTCTCGACTGAGAAGCCTGTGCCTGGATATTCGTACTCAGAACAGGCCGTGGCGATGCGAGTTTGGCCTCAGTGGTATCCTCGCGTGCAATTAGATTACCAGTGCCTGCTCTTTCAATGGTTCAACGAATCACTCGACGTAATGCGGCTGGAACGCCCGGCCCAGTCGCGGCATGAGTCGCTGATTGAGATCTTACGAACGCTGGGGAGTGATCTCACTGGAGCGGAAGTGGGAGTCTTCGACGGGTGGACGGCCGAGGTGCTCTTGCGAACATTTCCCGATTTGCGGTTGTGGTTGGTCGATGCATGGCAACCGTACGGCGGCGAAAGCCATATGGGAAAGCAAGACCGAGCGTACTTTCAGCGGGCCTTTGAAGAGACGATGTTTTGGACGAAGTTCGCAGAGGACCGACGTTTTACGCTTCGTGAGTGGTCCCCTCAGGCAGCCGATCGATTTCAAGCGGCATCACTCGACTTCGTGTTTATCGATGCCAATCATCTGTATGAAGCGGTCCGCGACGACATCAACGCGTGGTGGCCCAAGGTCCGACCAGGCGGGGCGCTGTGCGGGCACGATTACGCCATTCACCGCGACGGCGAAGGTGTCTGGGGAGTTCAGCGAGCCGTCGATGAATTTGCGAAAGCACAAGGCCTGCAGCCCACCATCCTGCAAGATGGTGTGTGGTGCATCTATCGCCAAAACAACTGA
- a CDS encoding DUF1641 domain-containing protein, whose amino-acid sequence MLDTPTNARSQSVEQRLNDPQTQEMLHRLLDHAEVLDNVLSVAQDLPNLVAVATDLFDSLARQAAENDIDLEQRATQLLQLFKKATDPQNIQALNVLVDHLPQLQKAAEMSDELPNLVSVAMDVFDEWATELKQEGVALEESVRNGIHAALYLGGQIRREELDRLGYLLRSDVLSEHSVETVSLMGSALSSCRQGSCEQPVPERLGLLGLLSASRDSNTQRALAFAVQFGKCFGNLLDEKHPAQSAPPAVKS is encoded by the coding sequence ATGCTCGATACGCCGACCAATGCTCGTTCCCAGTCCGTTGAACAGCGTTTGAACGACCCTCAAACGCAAGAGATGTTGCACCGTCTACTGGACCATGCGGAAGTACTGGACAACGTCCTTTCCGTGGCCCAGGACTTGCCGAATCTTGTGGCCGTTGCGACGGACTTGTTCGATTCGCTTGCTCGTCAGGCAGCCGAGAACGACATCGATCTGGAGCAACGAGCAACTCAGTTGCTTCAACTTTTCAAGAAGGCGACCGATCCGCAAAACATTCAAGCCCTGAATGTGCTGGTCGATCACCTTCCGCAATTGCAGAAAGCAGCTGAGATGTCGGACGAACTGCCGAACCTGGTTTCGGTTGCCATGGATGTCTTCGACGAGTGGGCTACCGAACTGAAGCAGGAAGGCGTCGCCCTGGAAGAGAGTGTCCGCAACGGAATTCATGCGGCACTCTACCTGGGTGGTCAAATCCGCCGCGAAGAACTCGATCGGCTCGGTTACCTGCTGCGATCGGACGTTCTCAGTGAACATTCGGTCGAAACCGTCAGCCTGATGGGTTCGGCCCTGTCATCTTGTCGCCAAGGAAGCTGTGAGCAACCCGTGCCGGAACGCCTGGGTTTGCTTGGACTTCTCAGTGCTTCACGAGATTCCAATACGCAACGTGCCCTGGCCTTTGCCGTTCAATTCGGCAAGTGCTTCGGCAACTTACTCGACGAGAAGCACCCCGCTCAATCCGCTCCGCCGGCAGTCAAAAGTTAG
- a CDS encoding DsrE family protein: MATISSRILLVLLLSMVWCASVDAQGFGRGRMGRGPGQGQGPGPGAGPGQRQGQGPGHGPGQMQGQGHGHDDQHEVDMEVFHYLLENHDKIRRTVKELDNGVETLTESDVPSVAAHIKTHVEQMTVRIEKPSPIRMRDPLFAEIFQHTKKIKMVHEDTPKGVKVTETSDDPYVATLIKEHAKVVSKFVERGFAEAHKNHAVPGRQPAQQGGKAFPKVKQHGGVFNMPNAAQQPRPGSKIAVDVTQSSEPDQLNPAIEKVARFVNLYAGAGKEAADVEIALVFHGGATLAVLNDDAYNDTFQTTENPNLALLRDLHHAGVQMYVCGQSLQGKGKSAEDVVVFVDTAVSALTTNVNLQSDGYTYIPLGN, encoded by the coding sequence ATGGCCACCATTTCGTCTCGCATCCTGCTTGTTTTATTACTCTCTATGGTTTGGTGCGCCTCAGTAGACGCCCAAGGGTTTGGGCGTGGCCGCATGGGACGCGGTCCCGGCCAAGGTCAGGGCCCTGGTCCCGGTGCAGGACCGGGCCAACGTCAAGGTCAAGGTCCCGGCCACGGCCCTGGTCAAATGCAAGGCCAAGGTCACGGTCACGATGATCAGCATGAAGTCGACATGGAGGTCTTTCACTACCTGTTAGAGAACCATGACAAGATCCGCCGCACAGTGAAAGAACTCGACAATGGCGTCGAGACGCTGACCGAGTCGGATGTGCCCAGTGTCGCGGCACATATCAAGACGCACGTCGAACAAATGACCGTCCGTATCGAAAAGCCGTCCCCCATTCGTATGCGAGATCCCCTGTTTGCGGAAATCTTCCAGCACACCAAGAAGATTAAGATGGTGCATGAAGATACTCCCAAAGGCGTGAAAGTCACGGAAACTTCCGATGATCCTTACGTTGCTACCCTGATCAAAGAGCATGCCAAGGTTGTGTCGAAATTCGTCGAACGAGGCTTCGCCGAAGCCCACAAAAACCACGCTGTGCCTGGTCGTCAGCCAGCCCAGCAAGGCGGAAAGGCATTTCCAAAGGTCAAGCAACATGGCGGCGTCTTCAACATGCCCAATGCCGCGCAGCAGCCTCGTCCTGGTTCCAAAATTGCGGTCGACGTTACTCAGTCTTCCGAGCCGGATCAGCTGAATCCTGCGATTGAAAAGGTTGCCCGGTTCGTTAACCTATACGCCGGTGCCGGCAAAGAGGCAGCAGATGTTGAGATTGCACTCGTCTTTCATGGTGGCGCTACTCTGGCCGTCTTGAATGATGATGCCTATAACGATACTTTCCAAACCACGGAGAACCCTAATCTCGCCTTACTGCGAGACCTCCACCATGCGGGGGTGCAGATGTACGTCTGCGGTCAATCCCTGCAAGGAAAAGGCAAGAGTGCAGAGGACGTAGTCGTCTTTGTCGACACGGCCGTTTCGGCATTGACGACGAATGTTAATCTACAGTCTGATGGCTATACCTACATTCCACTTGGCAACTAA
- a CDS encoding ArsR/SmtB family transcription factor: protein MAPINQPSGKPPGGVQEFAEAAECLRTLAHPVRLRIVQLLLHGRYTVGEIAKDCETPDNVTSEHLRLLQRCGFLQSEREGRFVYYQVAEPHLEHLMACIEGRFLPCGAKYRTP from the coding sequence ATGGCACCGATAAACCAACCATCCGGAAAGCCCCCAGGCGGCGTGCAAGAGTTCGCAGAAGCAGCCGAATGCCTTCGTACGCTGGCCCACCCGGTCCGACTGAGAATCGTTCAGTTGCTGCTTCACGGTCGCTACACAGTTGGCGAGATCGCCAAGGACTGTGAAACGCCCGACAATGTGACTTCAGAGCACCTGCGTCTGCTGCAGCGATGCGGCTTTCTGCAAAGCGAACGAGAAGGACGTTTCGTATACTACCAAGTGGCCGAGCCTCACCTCGAGCACCTGATGGCATGTATCGAAGGGCGTTTTCTCCCGTGCGGTGCCAAGTATCGAACCCCGTAG
- a CDS encoding NAD(P)/FAD-dependent oxidoreductase yields the protein MAHHQIVIVGGGTAGITVAARLRNADPSLDVALIEPSDKHYYQPLWTMVGGGIFRPEVSGRDEASVIPRGVKWIKDAVATFQPNENQLTTRDGQAITYEYLIVAPGIQVNWDKVKGLKESVGKDGVCSNYSINTVGSTWKFIQGLKEGTALFTQPAGAVKCGGAPQKICYLAEDHFRRSGVRDRINVIFTAAGPRLFAVEEYREVLEKVAARKGVETRFRHNLTEVRSQSKEAIYHHMDTEEEIVIKYDMIHVTPPMGAPDFVANSELAGEGGWVDVDKFTLRHNRFSNVFSLGDASSLPTSKTGAAIRKQAPVLVENLLSVIQDRPLTAQYDGYTSCPVVTGYDSLVLAEFNYEGRPAETFPFDQAQERFSMFLLKKFGLPALYWHGMLKGRV from the coding sequence ATGGCTCATCATCAAATTGTCATTGTTGGCGGAGGAACGGCCGGTATCACCGTGGCCGCTCGTTTGCGAAATGCCGACCCGTCGCTCGATGTCGCCCTTATCGAGCCTTCGGACAAGCACTACTATCAGCCGCTGTGGACCATGGTGGGTGGTGGCATCTTTCGCCCCGAAGTGTCTGGCCGGGACGAAGCAAGTGTCATTCCGCGAGGTGTGAAGTGGATCAAAGATGCCGTCGCCACGTTTCAGCCCAACGAAAATCAGCTGACGACTCGCGATGGTCAAGCGATTACCTACGAATACCTGATTGTCGCACCCGGCATTCAAGTTAACTGGGACAAGGTCAAAGGCCTGAAAGAGTCGGTCGGAAAAGACGGCGTTTGCAGTAACTACTCGATCAACACAGTCGGAAGCACCTGGAAGTTCATCCAGGGACTGAAAGAGGGAACGGCACTCTTCACCCAGCCTGCCGGGGCCGTGAAATGCGGTGGTGCTCCTCAGAAGATCTGTTACCTGGCCGAAGATCACTTCCGTCGCTCAGGCGTCCGAGACCGCATCAATGTGATCTTCACCGCCGCCGGGCCACGGTTGTTCGCGGTCGAAGAATACCGCGAGGTATTGGAGAAAGTGGCTGCTCGTAAAGGTGTCGAAACTCGCTTCCGCCACAACCTGACCGAGGTTCGTTCCCAAAGCAAGGAAGCCATTTACCACCACATGGATACCGAGGAAGAGATCGTCATCAAGTATGACATGATCCATGTGACACCGCCCATGGGTGCCCCCGACTTTGTTGCCAACAGCGAGTTGGCCGGCGAAGGGGGCTGGGTCGATGTCGATAAATTCACCTTACGCCATAACCGGTTTTCCAACGTCTTCTCACTCGGAGATGCTTCCAGCCTGCCCACCTCCAAAACAGGTGCCGCGATCCGTAAGCAAGCTCCGGTGCTGGTCGAAAACCTGTTATCGGTGATTCAAGATCGTCCCCTGACCGCTCAGTACGACGGATACACCTCGTGCCCCGTGGTTACCGGATACGACAGCCTGGTTCTGGCAGAGTTCAACTACGAAGGTCGCCCGGCTGAAACGTTTCCCTTTGATCAAGCACAAGAACGCTTCAGCATGTTCCTGCTGAAGAAGTTTGGACTGCCGGCTTTGTATTGGCACGGCATGTTGAAAGGTCGCGTTTAA
- a CDS encoding metallophosphoesterase yields the protein MSSGSRRFVFLVVFSLVACFTSAARSAEFLVISDIHFQPFAGLDQEQFKHLADLPADQWGEFLADTNPSLGKIGSDSNYRLMTSALDAAKSHTPSPLFILYPGDFLAHQLQERYEKLAPKSISEDPAAYRAFTMKAIEVVALELRKRFPDVPVLATLGNDDSFCGDYWIQPDGMFLHQFADRWQPMLGDTIDADTFRQSFATLGAYRADLPGIASDRLLVLNSVYWSGSYCSSYFDPKDQNCCACQNPGANPGYALMDWLTSELELARKQQKRVWLLMHVPPGLDSYQEEKEGGRSLAAEMWKPEFMQRYLKLIEEFRDTLHVSFTGHTHMDDFRIDRLNDKPALLHKIAPAISPIFGNNPGFQSFEIDPETGVIPNWKTYSLNLADPQRPTTWQLEYENRTTYQLESLNAQSAEQLFRFMHAHPASAFATAFRKHYGMGAFVIQEKDLPIYLCTILNATYPQFATCLQNHGLAKPKQADEPAQVRRHAGGMAAK from the coding sequence ATGAGCAGCGGAAGCCGTCGTTTTGTATTTCTAGTCGTCTTCTCGTTGGTAGCTTGCTTTACCTCGGCGGCGAGGTCAGCCGAGTTCTTGGTGATTTCCGACATACACTTTCAGCCGTTCGCAGGCCTGGACCAAGAGCAGTTCAAGCATCTTGCCGATTTACCAGCCGATCAGTGGGGGGAGTTTCTCGCCGACACGAATCCATCACTGGGCAAGATCGGTAGCGACTCGAACTACCGGCTGATGACCTCGGCTCTGGATGCCGCGAAGTCCCATACCCCCAGTCCTCTCTTCATTCTTTACCCCGGCGATTTCCTCGCGCATCAATTGCAAGAGAGGTATGAGAAGCTTGCCCCGAAGTCGATCTCCGAGGACCCCGCTGCGTACCGAGCGTTCACGATGAAGGCTATCGAAGTCGTTGCTCTTGAGCTACGTAAACGTTTTCCGGATGTGCCTGTTCTGGCTACGCTGGGCAATGATGATTCGTTTTGCGGCGACTACTGGATTCAGCCGGATGGCATGTTCCTGCATCAGTTCGCCGATCGCTGGCAACCAATGCTTGGTGATACCATCGATGCCGATACGTTCCGTCAGTCATTTGCAACTTTGGGAGCCTACCGCGCCGATCTCCCTGGCATCGCCTCCGACCGATTGCTCGTTTTGAATTCGGTTTATTGGTCCGGCAGCTACTGTTCGTCCTATTTCGATCCCAAGGATCAGAACTGCTGCGCGTGTCAAAACCCAGGGGCGAATCCAGGGTACGCCTTAATGGATTGGCTGACTTCTGAACTGGAATTAGCCCGCAAGCAGCAGAAGCGAGTTTGGCTTCTGATGCATGTCCCGCCAGGACTCGATAGTTACCAGGAAGAGAAGGAAGGTGGTCGTAGCCTGGCCGCCGAGATGTGGAAGCCCGAGTTCATGCAGCGATATCTGAAACTGATTGAAGAGTTCCGTGATACGCTTCATGTCTCATTCACCGGGCATACGCACATGGACGACTTCCGGATCGATCGGCTCAACGACAAGCCAGCTTTGCTGCACAAGATCGCCCCAGCGATTAGTCCCATCTTCGGCAACAACCCTGGCTTCCAGTCCTTTGAGATTGATCCTGAGACAGGCGTCATTCCCAACTGGAAAACCTACTCGCTGAATCTTGCCGATCCGCAGAGGCCCACCACATGGCAATTGGAATACGAGAATAGGACCACCTACCAGCTCGAGTCGCTCAATGCCCAGTCGGCCGAGCAGTTATTCCGCTTCATGCATGCCCATCCCGCTTCGGCTTTTGCAACCGCTTTTCGCAAGCACTACGGCATGGGTGCGTTTGTCATTCAAGAGAAGGATCTTCCCATCTATCTGTGTACGATTCTGAATGCCACCTATCCGCAATTTGCGACCTGCCTGCAGAATCATGGCCTGGCCAAGCCTAAGCAGGCCGACGAGCCGGCCCAAGTTCGACGACACGCTGGTGGCATGGCTGCCAAGTAG
- a CDS encoding FAD-dependent oxidoreductase, producing the protein MKIVIVGGVAGGASAAARARRLSEEAEIVVFERGAHPSFANCGLPYYVGGEIESRDKLLVAPIRLLRERLRLDVRVRSEVTKIDPESKTVTVKNLESGEEYTESYDSLIIATGASPFRPPLPGIDNERIVSLRDLNDADRMRELATEGATRAVIVGAGFIGIEVAENLVRRGIETTIVELANQILPPWDREMILPLEKRLVAEGIDLRLGSSAKQFDSDKDKINVTLNDSSVIAADFVVLCIGVRPESKLAAEAGIECGPRGGIRVNEQMETNIPDIYAVGDVVETTCVVTGDPIQIPLAGPANRQGRIASDRIFQRESHYRGTEGTAVVGMFGQTAAMTGLSEKILLMKEIPYEKIYLHPTDHAGYFPGAKQMLFKLLFSPDDGKILGAQASGTSGVDKRMDVIAMAIQAKMTVYDLEEAELCYAPQYGHAKDPVNMAGFIASGVMRGDQPIIHASTLKDPSANNLFLLDVRTTGEFAKGHIPGAVNIPVEELRDRLDELPAKQPVATYCQVGQRGYLATRILLQHGIDARNISGGYRLWSILEDQS; encoded by the coding sequence ATGAAGATTGTCATTGTTGGTGGAGTTGCTGGCGGTGCCTCGGCCGCGGCTCGCGCACGGCGTCTGAGCGAAGAAGCCGAGATCGTGGTGTTCGAGCGTGGTGCTCATCCATCCTTTGCAAATTGTGGTCTCCCTTACTACGTGGGCGGCGAAATCGAATCGCGCGACAAGCTGTTGGTCGCGCCGATTCGCCTCTTGCGAGAGCGTTTGCGTCTGGACGTCCGCGTCCGTAGCGAAGTGACCAAGATCGACCCCGAGTCGAAGACCGTCACCGTCAAGAATTTGGAGTCTGGCGAAGAATACACCGAAAGCTACGACAGCTTAATCATTGCGACCGGTGCGTCTCCCTTTCGTCCTCCGCTGCCTGGGATCGATAACGAGCGTATCGTCAGCCTACGCGATCTAAACGACGCCGATCGCATGCGGGAACTGGCAACCGAGGGTGCCACGCGGGCCGTGATCGTCGGTGCCGGTTTCATCGGAATCGAAGTCGCCGAGAACCTCGTTCGGCGCGGGATCGAAACCACGATTGTGGAACTGGCCAACCAGATTCTTCCGCCGTGGGATCGAGAAATGATCCTTCCGCTGGAAAAGCGTCTCGTCGCCGAAGGGATCGACCTGCGACTGGGTTCTTCCGCGAAGCAGTTCGATTCCGATAAAGACAAAATCAATGTCACGCTCAATGACTCTTCGGTAATCGCAGCGGATTTTGTCGTGCTTTGCATCGGCGTTCGTCCCGAAAGCAAACTTGCCGCCGAAGCAGGCATCGAGTGTGGCCCGCGTGGTGGCATTCGTGTCAACGAACAAATGGAAACCAACATCCCCGATATCTACGCGGTTGGGGATGTGGTTGAAACGACTTGTGTCGTCACCGGCGACCCGATTCAAATTCCCTTGGCAGGCCCCGCCAACCGCCAAGGCCGGATCGCTTCCGACCGCATCTTCCAGCGAGAGTCGCATTACCGCGGAACCGAGGGGACAGCCGTGGTCGGCATGTTCGGTCAGACTGCGGCAATGACCGGGTTGAGCGAGAAGATCCTACTCATGAAAGAGATTCCCTACGAGAAGATCTACTTGCATCCGACCGATCACGCAGGCTACTTCCCTGGCGCCAAGCAAATGCTATTCAAGCTCTTGTTCTCGCCGGATGACGGCAAGATCCTCGGTGCCCAGGCCAGCGGAACCAGTGGTGTTGATAAACGCATGGACGTGATCGCCATGGCCATTCAAGCGAAGATGACCGTCTACGATCTGGAAGAAGCCGAGCTTTGCTATGCCCCGCAATACGGGCACGCCAAGGACCCAGTCAACATGGCTGGCTTTATTGCCTCAGGAGTGATGCGTGGGGATCAGCCGATCATTCATGCGAGCACTCTCAAGGACCCGTCAGCCAATAACCTGTTTCTGCTGGATGTCCGTACGACCGGAGAGTTCGCCAAGGGGCATATCCCCGGAGCGGTGAACATTCCCGTCGAAGAACTCCGCGATCGACTCGACGAATTGCCTGCCAAACAGCCGGTTGCGACGTACTGCCAAGTCGGACAACGAGGCTACCTCGCCACGCGTATCCTCTTGCAACATGGTATAGACGCTCGCAACATCAGCGGCGGCTACCGACTCTGGAGCATCCTGGAAGATCAAAGCTAG
- a CDS encoding sulfite exporter TauE/SafE family protein, which yields MTVFLAVLFGAVVGFALGLTGGGGGVFAVPLLVFGLGVEPREAVGISLAAVGGTAISGALPRLLRNEIELRTGLLFAVSGMLGAPIGAYLSKFVPGNVLLTLFACLMFVVAYRMWQKSKNPAVVIPAANCEPSADRASCQRDEDGKLILTSKCARLLVLVGIATGLLSGMFGVGGGFVIVPALVLFSGMAIHRAIATSLFVIVLISLSGFTSHLFSGNEFNWGLTVQFLIGGFAGMGLGSMLARKLKGPTLQKIFATAVALVAVFVIAKSTLL from the coding sequence ATGACGGTATTTCTCGCAGTCCTGTTCGGAGCAGTAGTCGGTTTTGCCCTAGGGCTGACTGGCGGCGGCGGTGGCGTGTTCGCCGTCCCTCTGCTCGTGTTTGGACTCGGGGTCGAACCTAGAGAAGCCGTCGGCATCTCCCTGGCGGCCGTCGGAGGCACGGCCATCTCGGGAGCACTTCCCCGCTTGCTGCGAAATGAAATCGAACTGAGAACCGGCCTGCTATTTGCAGTTTCAGGCATGTTAGGCGCGCCGATCGGAGCATACCTTTCCAAGTTTGTACCCGGAAACGTACTGCTCACCTTGTTCGCGTGTTTGATGTTTGTGGTTGCCTATCGCATGTGGCAAAAGTCAAAAAACCCGGCGGTAGTTATCCCTGCTGCAAACTGCGAACCAAGTGCCGACCGCGCCTCGTGTCAGCGAGATGAAGACGGGAAACTGATCCTGACTTCCAAGTGCGCTCGGTTGCTTGTCCTCGTGGGTATCGCCACCGGGCTCCTATCCGGCATGTTCGGTGTCGGTGGTGGATTTGTGATCGTTCCGGCGCTTGTGCTCTTCAGTGGCATGGCCATTCATCGCGCAATCGCAACCTCCTTGTTTGTCATTGTCCTGATCAGCTTGAGCGGATTTACCTCGCACCTGTTCAGCGGCAACGAATTTAACTGGGGACTAACCGTCCAGTTTCTGATCGGCGGCTTCGCCGGCATGGGGCTGGGAAGCATGCTCGCTCGAAAACTTAAAGGACCGACGCTCCAGAAGATTTTCGCGACAGCCGTCGCTCTGGTTGCCGTCTTTGTCATCGCCAAGTCAACACTTCTATAG